Proteins from a genomic interval of Myxococcota bacterium:
- a CDS encoding glutathione S-transferase family protein, protein MSGLALLIGNKNYSSWSLRPWFLMRQSGIPFEETRVAMNQPGFAETVRGWSPAGRVPVLRHGTRHVWDSLAIAEYLAETFPEKRLWPRDSGERAHARAVSAEMHSGFQSLRGQMPMNVRATGRRVPHTPELEADIARVKQLFSDCRKSASVRGPFLFGEFSIADAMYAPVAFRFATYGVPDDYAEALVRLPALREWAEASAREPERIEAGEVGVT, encoded by the coding sequence GTGAGCGGGCTGGCGCTCTTGATCGGCAACAAGAACTACTCGTCGTGGTCGCTGCGGCCGTGGTTCCTGATGCGCCAGAGCGGAATCCCGTTCGAGGAGACGCGCGTGGCGATGAACCAGCCGGGCTTCGCCGAGACGGTGCGCGGCTGGTCACCGGCCGGCCGGGTGCCCGTGCTCCGGCACGGCACGCGCCACGTCTGGGACTCGCTCGCGATCGCGGAGTATCTCGCCGAGACCTTCCCCGAGAAGCGCCTGTGGCCGCGCGACTCCGGCGAGCGCGCCCACGCGCGCGCGGTCTCCGCCGAGATGCACTCCGGCTTCCAGAGCCTGCGCGGGCAGATGCCCATGAACGTGCGCGCGACTGGCCGCCGCGTGCCGCACACGCCCGAGCTCGAGGCCGACATCGCGCGCGTGAAGCAGCTCTTTAGCGACTGCCGCAAGTCCGCCAGCGTGCGCGGCCCGTTCCTGTTCGGCGAGTTCTCCATCGCCGACGCCATGTACGCGCCGGTCGCCTTCCGCTTCGCGACCTACGGCGTGCCGGACGACTACGCCGAAGCGCTGGTGAGGCTGCCCGCGCTGCGCGAGTGGGCCGAAGCGTCGGCAAGAGAGCCGGAGCGGATCGAGGCGGGTGAGGTCGGAGTCACTTGA
- the gcvA gene encoding transcriptional regulator GcvA: MNRRPRKLPSLNALRAFEAAARHLSFKRAAAELHVTQAAVSHQVRALEAQLGLPLFARLHRALALTPAGARYLPALSQAFDRLDDATQSLRARPRTPRLVLSVVPSFGTNWLVPRLGRFRARHPGIDLELLSSAELVDFARDPVDVGIRFGPGRWPGVRADLLLAEEYLPVASPKLVRGKRPLRRPEDLRRHTLLHDETHEAWRAWLASAGVAGVDPERGVVFSDSSQLVAAAAAGQGVALARRLLAAPYLRRRALVRPFAGTIPAEFAYYVVCAESRAEEPAIRAFREWISKSAVRKR; encoded by the coding sequence CGCCCGGCACTTGTCGTTCAAGCGCGCGGCGGCGGAGCTGCACGTGACCCAGGCCGCGGTGAGTCATCAGGTGCGCGCGCTCGAGGCGCAGCTCGGCCTGCCCTTGTTCGCGCGGCTGCATCGCGCGCTGGCTCTGACTCCGGCCGGAGCGCGCTACCTGCCGGCGCTCTCCCAGGCCTTCGATAGGCTCGACGACGCCACCCAGTCGCTGCGCGCCCGGCCGCGCACGCCGCGGCTCGTGCTCTCGGTCGTGCCGTCGTTCGGGACGAACTGGCTCGTGCCGCGCCTCGGCCGCTTTCGCGCGAGACACCCGGGCATCGACTTGGAGCTCTTGTCCTCGGCCGAGCTCGTCGACTTCGCGCGCGATCCGGTCGACGTGGGCATTCGCTTCGGTCCGGGGCGCTGGCCCGGCGTGCGCGCCGACCTGTTGCTTGCCGAGGAGTATCTGCCGGTCGCCAGCCCGAAGCTCGTGCGCGGCAAGCGCCCGCTGCGCCGTCCCGAGGACCTGCGCCGGCACACGCTCCTGCACGACGAGACCCACGAGGCCTGGCGCGCCTGGCTGGCGAGCGCCGGAGTCGCCGGCGTGGATCCCGAGCGCGGCGTGGTCTTCTCGGACTCGAGCCAGCTCGTGGCCGCGGCCGCCGCCGGCCAGGGCGTGGCACTCGCCCGGCGCCTGCTGGCCGCCCCCTACCTGCGGCGTCGCGCCCTGGTGCGCCCGTTCGCGGGCACGATTCCGGCCGAGTTCGCCTACTACGTGGTCTGCGCCGAGTCACGCGCAGAAGAGCCCGCCATCCGTGCGTTCCGCGAATGGATCTCGAAGTCCGCCGTCCGGAAGCGATGA